Below is a window of Lagenorhynchus albirostris chromosome 11, mLagAlb1.1, whole genome shotgun sequence DNA.
tactCCAGGACAAGAGCTAGGAttagagggtggggtgggggtgggatcaGGGGAATGGAGTAGTAAGGGAAGGAAAGGCTCATATTACTCTGAAAACTTAAAATAGCTGAGGCCTGAGGCAGGCTGGGAACTAGGCACTGGGCCCCCAGGGCTCAAGAGAGAGGTAGAGGAGAACAAATGTCCCCAGCCCATCCCTCCTTGCATGCTTGTGGACACACACATTAAACCTCTTGAAAGGGGATCTGGGAAGGTGTGTGTCACATTTCTATTGCCCACAGATTCCCAAGAGAAACAAAGTACCTGTAGGAAAATCCCTAAACCACACAGCCTTGTGCACTGTCTTGGGGGTGTAAACTCTGGGGTTGCCCCTCATGGTAGAAGTATGGTTATTGGTTTGAGGAACTGGTTGGGAAGATCTTTAGTCTGTTGGGCTTTTCTCTGGACTTGCATAGAATCTTTCTGCTCATAAGCCTTATGGAAGGATCTCTGTTTAACCAAATTTCTCCCAAAGCCTCCCCTCCAAGGACCACCCCACTGCAAGGGACAGGAATATGGGAGGGAAGAATGGCAGTCAGGGATTAGATTTCACAGTGGGGTCCAACCTCTTGCAGGATGACAGAAAAGGAGGTGCTGGAGTCCTCCTCCTTCCCAGCAGAGACTCGGCAAAGTGGGGTGAGTCTGGGCTTCTGACCACTGGGTGGGGGGAGCTGGGAAACCGCTGCAGCCCTTGAAGAAAAGTGCTTGAATTGATCTCGCTTGTATATGACTCATTTATTGTTAAAACGCTAGCTAGCACCCACAGCCCCTGATACCCCCTAATCCTGGGGTGTGCCCCTTGCCCCAGGCTAGAAAAATGTAGTTAGCTTCAGCCTTACCTACTCTAGAAAGCAAGACAGTTCTTTTAACATTGAGtctccttcactccctccctcagCTACAGCGGCTGAAGCAATTATTCAGGAAGGAGTCTACAGGGACAAAGGAGATGGAGCTTCCCCCAGAGCCCCAGGCCAATGGGGAGGCagtgggagctgggggtgggcccATCTACTACATctatgaggaagaggaggaagaagaggaggaggagccaCCCCCAGAACCTCCTAAGCTTGTTAATGATAAGCCCCACAAATTCAAAGATCATTTCTTCAAGAAGCCCAAGTTCTGTGATGTCTGTGCCCGGATGATTGTGCGTGAGTCATGAAGGGAAGTGGAGAGTGTGATGTcgaaggcagggggtgggggaaagggttTAGGAAAGGAGTATTTGTATATCAGACAGGCTGTGGTAAGATTTGGCTTTAAGAAAATACTATTCCAGACTGAGAGTGTTGGGtcccagagagaaaaaggacctaaGAGCTAGAGTAGCAGCAATGGTACAAAGGGGAAGGGAAATCAGGAACCTCACCCAGATGTTCTCCCCATCTCCCAAGTCAACAACAAATTTGGGCTTCGCTGTAAGAACTGCAAAACTAACATCCACGAACACTGTCAGTCCTATGTGGAGATGCAGAGATGCTTCGGCAAGATCGTGAGTAGGCTCTGGGGAGCAAGAAAGTAGAAGGGAGGGGACGCGTTGCCAGCTACCTCCTTGCCAGTCCCTCCTCAAATCATCCCACCCATTTCCCCGCTTTTTTTTCCTCAACCCATCTCTTACTCCAAGAAGGGGTGAATACTCACGGGAGAGATGGGTTCTGGGCCCTACCTTGTTATCTCTAATGCTTTCTCCCATCCAATCCTACAGCCCCCTGGTTTCCGTCGGGCCTATAGCTCCCCTCTCTACAGCAACCAGCAGTACGCTTGTGTCAAAGATCTCTGTAAGTGCCCCATACGGGACCTGAGGGAATGGGCAAGCCTAGAGATGGTTTCAGCACGATCTCCAGATTGGGAAGCCAAATTCTGAAACAGACTCTATTTCCCATGGTTTTCGCTCAATCTAATATTTTAGCCATCTTGGATGCAGAGTCAGTATTCCCCTGTTTTATAACAGAGGGAGATAAGATTTAGCACGGGCTTTGTACAGTAAGAAAGAGACAGATAAGAAAGAGACAGAACCAAGACTGAAACCTTCTTCTGCCTGACTTCAAACTCTGCTCTTCATATGCAAAACCATTTCTAAGCATGAAGCAGACTGTCCTCATCCTTGTTAGAGCATAGTGCCAGACTCAGGGCCAGACCAAGAGCTGTGGGCATCCTGGGCAGATTCATAATTTGGCAACCCTTAAAAGTGTATTTGTTGACAATTTGCTCAACATTTATTTGGAGGAGAGGCTGAACTCTGTGAGGAGCATGGATGGAGAAAGAAGAACCCACTGGTGGTAGTACCCCAGCTTGCACATGCCACTCAGCGGAACAAAAGCCAGCAGTTAAAGGACCACTCTCCTTAAAAGGAAAATAGTGATTCTGAGCATTCCCCAACTCCCAAGCAACTCATTAGCAGAGTTGTCTTTCCAACATCATATAATGCTCTGCCTGGAAGGAGTGCtggtaaatatttttctccatcacaTTTCCAGTGATGTCTTTAGAGCTCTTTATAAATTGATGACCCTAGGTATACCCAGCTGACATTTTGCTAATTCTAAACACACACGCACCTACTCAGTCCCATCTCTCCCTTACTTAAGAGGTCTCTCTTTCCTCTAAGCCTTTTTCTGCCTCTCCAGTAAtgtctcctttcttctcccattCCAACTAGCTGCTGCCAATCGCAATGACCCTGTGTTTGAAACCCTTCGCAGTGGGGTGATCATGGCAAACAAGGAACGGAAGAAGGGACAGGCAGATAAAAAAAATGTGAGCACCCAGTTTTCCTACTGAGGCCTTCCAGAGACCCCATGGAGCAGGTCCTGTCTCCTCTCTGGAAAGCTGACAGAAGTAGGAATCCTCTTCCCCTAAAATTGCACATAACCCAACAGACAAATTTTTGCACGCAATTTTAAAAGGCCTCAGTTTAACAACTCCTGCCATAGCATGTGTTTACTCCAGGAACTCCCTTCTGAAATTGTCAGATAAACCACCATAACTAACTACAGGCTAGGCCCCAGGGCCCTGGCATTGCCAGGCAACAGAGGAAAAGCTATGCTTTTGGATTTGGAGAGGAGAGCTTGTCATGCCAACTAATCAGAGAATTCTAGAGCCCCCCCAAGGGTCCATGAAGGTAATCTGGTCTGACCCATTTAtcctatagatgaggaaactgaggcacaaagctTGTGGCCAAGAGcaccttcatttccttttgtaaTAGGTTACTAGATTGGTAATACAATAGACGTATTCAGTTCAGCAAGGAATTTGTTAGCATATCCTTATATCTTTCTGGACAACAAGGATGGACTAATGTGGATAATGGTTACAGTTAGATGGATTCCTAAAATTGGTTGAATGACAGCACCCAAAGGATTCTGGTCCTTTAGGGAGTTTCCAACTAGAGGGAGATTTCTGATGCTTTATGACATGATTTAGTCCTTAGTCCTCACCTATGGACATTTTTCTCACTGATACAAATGAAGATATAAATGATATATCCCATTAAGTTTGTGGGAAACCTAGGAGGGAAAACTCATACACTgaataatatattcaaaaatcTTACAGACTAGAAGAAAGACCAAGAACTAATCATCCAAAATTGTGTAAGGAAAAATACCTAACTGTTCTTGgatcaaaaaatgaaaatcaactgcacaaaaacagaactagagATCTGGCCTCAAAGTAGTTGATATGAAAGTTGGGTGTAAATTAGGGATTTCTTGGAGTGAGCTGTGACTTATAAGGCACTATCAATGTGATCTGACTGCTTCCAGAAAGGCTAGCCCACTCGGGTTCTGTTCTCTTAAGGGAATTCTAAAAATTGTGCTGCCCATTTTTCTCTTACACACTGTAGTATTTTTAAGGGCAGACATTATAGTA
It encodes the following:
- the STAC3 gene encoding SH3 and cysteine-rich domain-containing protein 3 isoform X1; amino-acid sequence: MTEKEVLESSSFPAETRQSGLQRLKQLFRKESTGTKEMELPPEPQANGEAVGAGGGPIYYIYEEEEEEEEEEPPPEPPKLVNDKPHKFKDHFFKKPKFCDVCARMIVLNNKFGLRCKNCKTNIHEHCQSYVEMQRCFGKIPPGFRRAYSSPLYSNQQYACVKDLSAANRNDPVFETLRSGVIMANKERKKGQADKKNSLAAMMEEEPESARLQEGKPQDGNPEGDKKAEKKTPDDKHKQPGFQQSHYFVALYRFKALEKDDLDFPPGEKITVIDDSNEEWWRGKIGEKVGFFPPNFIIRVRSGERVHRVTRSFVGNREIGQITLKKDQIVVQKGDEAGGYVKVYTGRKVGLFPTDFLEEI
- the STAC3 gene encoding SH3 and cysteine-rich domain-containing protein 3 isoform X2 — its product is MTEKEVLESSSFPAETRQSGLQRLKQLFRKESTGTKEMELPPEPQANGEAVGAGGGPIYYIYEEEEEEEEEEPPPEPPKLVNDKPHKFKDHFFKKPKFCDVCARMIVLNNKFGLRCKNCKTNIHEHCQSYVEMQRCFGKIPPGFRRAYSSPLYSNQQYACVKDLSAANRNDPVFETLRSGVIMANKERKKGQADKKNSLAAMMEEEPESARLQEGKPQDGNPEGDKKAEKKTPDDKHKQPGFQQSHYFVALYRFKALEKDDLDFPPGEKITVIDDSNEEWWRGKIGEKVGFFPPNFIIRVRSGERVHRVTRSFVGNREIGQITLKKDQPETERGFLGWLTQANHNTTWRKQLEETTQD